The following proteins are co-located in the Candidatus Accumulibacter cognatus genome:
- a CDS encoding SulP family inorganic anion transporter produces MDKEPAGAKGTGLQLFQSLLPVEKTSAIRDALAGFTLAAMNVPQALGYTKIAGTPVISGLYTLLLPLIAFAALGSSRYLVVAADSATAAILATGLSGLATPNSAQYLALASLVALLTAGLLLLARLFRLGFLSDFLSRTVLVGFLTGVGFQVGIAVLGELLRLPVHTNQPLEQLLTIVRELPHIHGPTFAVSLSVITSILVLRRLAPHLPGALIAVVAAIAASASLDFAGYGIELIGPVSGGFPHLALPPLDSTLIKNLLPTAGACFIMIVAQSSVTSRAYATRHHQALDPNRDLLGLSAANAAAALSGTFVVNGSPTQTAMVENSGGSSQLAHLSTALVVLLVLLFLTGPLQYLPVSALGAIVFTIAIHLIDFKGLADLKAKAHGEWILALVTASAVVVLGVEHGIILAIVLSLLDHVRRGYRPHTAIEVLDEAGNWRWQAASASSHAEPGLVVFWFGADLYYASVNHFCTQALALVRESSQPVAWLVIDAGAITGVDYSAAGSLLELHDNLAKIGVRLAFAHASVDFQNDLNRLHVMEKLDRSLIFDRLHDCLSAYRNRAEQR; encoded by the coding sequence ATGGACAAGGAACCCGCGGGTGCCAAGGGAACGGGACTGCAGCTCTTTCAAAGCCTGTTGCCGGTCGAGAAGACATCGGCCATTCGCGATGCGCTGGCCGGGTTCACCCTTGCGGCCATGAATGTCCCGCAGGCCCTCGGCTACACAAAAATTGCCGGCACCCCCGTGATCAGTGGCCTGTACACCCTGCTGCTACCGCTCATCGCGTTCGCTGCACTCGGTTCTTCGCGCTATCTCGTCGTTGCCGCCGATTCCGCCACAGCGGCCATCCTGGCCACCGGCCTCTCGGGTCTGGCGACACCGAACAGCGCCCAGTACCTTGCACTCGCCAGTCTGGTGGCCCTGCTCACGGCCGGCTTGCTGCTCCTCGCCCGCCTTTTCAGACTTGGCTTTCTCTCGGACTTCCTCTCGCGCACCGTGCTTGTCGGCTTTCTCACCGGAGTCGGCTTTCAGGTCGGGATTGCCGTCCTTGGCGAGCTTCTGCGTTTGCCGGTACACACCAACCAGCCCCTCGAACAATTGTTGACCATCGTCCGCGAACTGCCGCATATCCATGGGCCCACCTTCGCCGTTTCGCTCTCCGTCATCACCAGCATTCTCGTCCTGCGTCGCCTGGCGCCCCACCTGCCCGGGGCGTTGATCGCAGTAGTCGCCGCGATTGCCGCCAGCGCCAGTCTTGATTTCGCAGGTTACGGCATCGAGTTGATTGGGCCGGTAAGCGGCGGCTTCCCGCATCTTGCCTTGCCACCGCTTGACTCGACGCTGATCAAGAATCTGCTGCCGACCGCTGGTGCCTGTTTCATCATGATCGTGGCGCAGAGTTCGGTGACCTCACGCGCCTATGCAACGCGTCACCATCAGGCGCTTGATCCGAATCGCGACCTGCTCGGCCTCTCGGCGGCCAATGCCGCCGCCGCGCTGAGCGGGACTTTCGTCGTCAATGGCAGTCCGACACAGACCGCCATGGTCGAAAACTCCGGTGGCTCAAGCCAGCTCGCACATTTGTCGACCGCCCTTGTCGTTTTGCTGGTTCTTCTTTTTCTCACCGGTCCGTTGCAGTACTTGCCGGTCAGCGCACTTGGCGCCATCGTTTTCACAATCGCCATCCACCTGATTGACTTCAAGGGACTGGCCGACTTGAAGGCGAAAGCACACGGCGAGTGGATCCTGGCGCTGGTGACCGCCAGCGCGGTCGTCGTGCTCGGGGTCGAGCACGGGATCATTCTGGCCATCGTTCTTTCGCTGCTCGATCATGTCCGGCGCGGGTATCGGCCGCATACGGCGATCGAGGTGCTTGATGAAGCAGGCAACTGGCGCTGGCAGGCGGCCTCGGCCAGCAGCCACGCCGAGCCCGGTCTGGTGGTGTTCTGGTTTGGCGCCGACCTGTACTACGCCAGTGTCAACCACTTCTGCACGCAGGCACTGGCGCTGGTTCGTGAATCCTCGCAGCCGGTGGCATGGCTGGTCATCGACGCCGGTGCGATCACCGGCGTCGATTACTCGGCCGCCGGATCCTTGCTCGAACTCCACGACAACCTGGCCAAAATCGGCGTCAGACTGGCGTTCGCGCACGCCAGCGTCGATTTTCAGAACGACCTCAATCGCCTCCACGTCATGGAAAAACTCGACCGCAGCCTGATTTTCGACCGGCTGCACGATTGCCTGAGCGCCTACCGGAACCGTGCTGAACAAAGATAG
- a CDS encoding DUF1269 domain-containing protein translates to MSNLIVVAYDDQFRAEEVRTKLRRLQQDYLIDLEDAVVAVKDEKGKVKLHQMYNLTASGALSGGFWGTLIGLIFMNPLLGLAVGAGAGAVSGALSDVGINDDFMKNLAATFNNGSSVLFVLVRKATPDKVLEELQGTGGKVIKTSLTHDEEAKLQAVLDQVGTPAGSES, encoded by the coding sequence ATGAGCAATCTGATCGTGGTCGCTTACGACGACCAGTTCCGGGCGGAGGAGGTCCGCACCAAGCTGCGCAGGCTGCAGCAGGACTATCTGATCGACCTCGAGGACGCAGTGGTGGCGGTGAAGGACGAGAAGGGGAAGGTCAAGCTGCACCAGATGTACAACCTCACCGCCAGCGGCGCCCTCAGCGGCGGCTTCTGGGGAACCCTGATCGGTCTGATCTTCATGAATCCACTGCTCGGCCTCGCGGTCGGGGCAGGTGCCGGTGCCGTCAGCGGAGCGCTTTCCGATGTCGGAATCAACGACGACTTCATGAAGAACCTGGCAGCGACCTTCAACAACGGCAGCTCGGTGCTCTTCGTCCTCGTCCGCAAGGCGACTCCCGACAAGGTGCTTGAGGAACTGCAGGGCACCGGTGGCAAGGTCATCAAGACGTCGTTGACGCACGATGAGGAGGCCAAATTGCAGGCCGTTCTGGATCAAGTAGGGACGCCGGCGGGCAGCGAGAGCTGA
- a CDS encoding putative molybdenum carrier protein translates to MIRKIVSGGQTGADRAALDVALDLGITCGGWVPKGRLAEDGEIPVDYPNLVEAEDAEPNTRTALNIRDSDATLILSQGELHGGSMFTASTAIRLGKPHLHVDLARLSVPDAVREITRWLALTRPATLNVAGPRASNDPLIYSKTKRVLEALLLYDD, encoded by the coding sequence GTGATTCGCAAAATCGTTTCCGGAGGACAGACCGGCGCCGACCGGGCTGCTCTCGACGTCGCGCTTGATCTTGGTATCACGTGCGGTGGGTGGGTGCCCAAGGGGCGTCTTGCCGAAGACGGCGAGATCCCAGTTGACTATCCGAATCTGGTTGAGGCGGAGGATGCAGAGCCGAACACCCGCACGGCCCTGAACATCCGCGACTCGGACGCCACGCTCATTCTCTCCCAGGGTGAGCTGCACGGCGGCTCGATGTTCACCGCGTCCACGGCCATCAGGTTAGGTAAGCCGCACCTCCACGTTGATCTCGCTCGCCTCAGTGTTCCTGACGCAGTACGCGAAATCACCCGGTGGCTTGCGTTAACCCGCCCCGCAACGCTCAACGTAGCCGGACCGCGAGCGAGCAACGATCCCCTTATCTACTCGAAGACGAAACGGGTACTGGAGGCCCTTCTGCTGTACGACGATTGA
- the cas4 gene encoding CRISPR-associated protein Cas4, with amino-acid sequence MTDDLEPVNVSALNQYAYCPRRCALIYLENEFEENRHTASGNAEHARVDRVAHATSREGARVEYALPIWSERLGLIGKGDVVEFWPDRTIYPVEYKHGVKKQHDNDDLQLAAQALCLEEMFGRPILQGAIFHAKSKRRREVKFTAELRAATEQTVASIRKMLVAQKMPPPLINDARCRECSLIELCQPQALRNLKMLRRDDLFDPNR; translated from the coding sequence GTGACGGACGATCTGGAGCCGGTCAATGTATCGGCGCTCAACCAGTACGCGTATTGCCCGCGCCGCTGTGCCCTGATCTATCTCGAAAACGAATTCGAGGAGAATCGGCACACGGCGAGCGGCAACGCCGAGCACGCCCGTGTCGACCGCGTGGCGCATGCCACCAGTCGGGAAGGCGCTCGTGTCGAGTACGCCCTGCCGATCTGGAGCGAACGCCTGGGATTGATTGGCAAAGGGGATGTGGTCGAGTTCTGGCCAGACCGCACCATCTACCCGGTGGAATACAAGCACGGCGTGAAAAAGCAGCACGACAACGACGATTTGCAACTTGCTGCACAGGCGCTATGCCTGGAAGAGATGTTTGGCCGGCCGATCTTGCAGGGGGCGATTTTTCATGCCAAGAGCAAACGTCGTCGCGAGGTGAAGTTTACGGCCGAATTGCGCGCAGCCACCGAACAAACCGTCGCATCAATTCGCAAAATGCTCGTGGCCCAGAAAATGCCGCCTCCCCTGATCAATGATGCACGCTGCAGGGAGTGCTCGCTGATTGAGCTGTGCCAGCCGCAGGCGCTACGCAATCTCAAAATGTTGCGGCGCGACGATTTGTTCGACCCGAATCGCTGA
- the cas1c gene encoding type I-C CRISPR-associated endonuclease Cas1: MQLLNTLYVTQSESYLRLENDTLCVEIERKVRLRVPLHHLASVVCFGHVALSAPLMHRLADEGIALVLLDDHGRFKARLEGATSGNVLLRQAHHRRVDDAVFTLDTARTCVAGKIKNARQVLLRGARETKSTTDGAVLTRAADDLAAALRSLPQAADLDALRGFEGVAARQYFAVLNLIVRPDLRTHFAMDGRTRRPPRDRFNALLSFVYAMWMNDCRSAVEAAGLDPQIGFLHAVRPGRAALALDLQEEFRPLADRLVLTLINRGQVAQDGFIVREGGAVMLHGDARKAVVVAFQERKQETITHPLLAQPIPLGVIPLIQARLLARAIRGESDGYMPFVMR; this comes from the coding sequence ATGCAATTACTGAACACGCTGTACGTCACTCAGTCCGAAAGTTACCTACGGCTGGAGAACGATACCCTGTGCGTCGAGATTGAACGTAAGGTGCGCCTGCGGGTACCGCTGCACCATTTGGCCAGCGTAGTGTGTTTCGGGCATGTTGCTCTTTCGGCGCCGCTCATGCATCGCCTGGCCGACGAGGGTATTGCGCTGGTTCTTCTGGATGACCACGGACGCTTCAAGGCGCGGCTCGAAGGAGCAACGTCTGGCAATGTTCTGTTGCGCCAGGCACATCACCGCCGCGTCGACGACGCAGTGTTTACGCTCGACACCGCTCGCACCTGCGTCGCTGGCAAGATCAAGAACGCGCGACAGGTACTCCTGCGCGGTGCACGCGAAACCAAGTCAACCACGGATGGGGCGGTCCTCACGCGCGCTGCGGATGATCTCGCCGCCGCACTGCGTAGCTTGCCGCAGGCTGCCGATCTTGACGCCTTACGCGGCTTTGAAGGCGTGGCCGCTCGCCAGTACTTCGCTGTACTGAATCTCATCGTGCGGCCGGACTTGCGCACCCATTTCGCCATGGACGGCCGCACACGCCGACCACCGCGCGACCGGTTCAACGCGCTGCTGTCATTCGTCTACGCCATGTGGATGAACGACTGCCGTTCCGCTGTCGAGGCCGCAGGACTTGATCCGCAGATCGGATTTCTTCATGCCGTGCGCCCTGGACGCGCCGCTCTGGCGCTTGATCTGCAAGAAGAATTCCGGCCATTGGCAGATCGCTTGGTCCTGACCCTCATCAATCGCGGACAAGTCGCTCAGGATGGATTTATCGTTCGCGAAGGCGGTGCCGTCATGCTTCATGGCGATGCCCGCAAAGCTGTGGTGGTGGCTTTTCAGGAGCGAAAGCAGGAAACCATAACGCATCCTCTGCTGGCCCAGCCGATTCCACTGGGCGTGATTCCGCTCATACAGGCTCGCTTGCTGGCGCGGGCCATCCGCGGTGAATCCGACGGCTATATGCCGTTTGTAATGCGCTGA
- a CDS encoding PEP-CTERM sorting domain-containing protein, producing the protein MPDALAGAVTETHSYLQAPDSEKVFDYQLAESIRKALGGKFDDLTVVISACMSGGFATEIGAKLMNQVGKWSVTTSRDQSKVERFAETDSKVYERFEGLKSQTDPDKWIHGWEAVWVKQLLSHPNSTIQQLYDAAKTGDYDQAGAKTSRLQFSAAGNQSKVSLDDKSRSLVWYNYDRAAGAGAYQLYRGLIGAGFSDDRILFAYDNLAGGDLARGDERPSPVDENATKKNLILDGTAGSGKFLVEIAKGLDTAEKGQKKATIYLGSDGNIAKVKQEKVENPQPGEATQGRVFSPLDSATSLELDPTFINAFFLDVAGPGLPDMHRAGLPQFRWITADETYSGRVDVYIEGFLAGSVDMLGRSGGGVYRIDLSDGLLLDLYYRSSLLGDLVADIAFKFDQGSFRIATDWDFELDRADGYGVALVAPPLRSTVPEPGTLALLGLGVVALVAPRRRRQYCAACDDSPA; encoded by the coding sequence ATGCCGGACGCGCTGGCTGGAGCCGTGACCGAAACTCACTCTTACCTCCAAGCGCCCGACAGCGAAAAAGTGTTCGACTATCAGTTAGCCGAATCAATCAGGAAAGCGTTGGGCGGGAAGTTCGACGATCTCACGGTTGTGATCTCGGCCTGCATGTCCGGCGGGTTCGCCACTGAGATCGGCGCCAAACTCATGAACCAAGTCGGCAAGTGGAGCGTCACGACTTCGCGGGATCAGTCGAAGGTCGAGCGGTTTGCGGAGACCGACTCCAAAGTTTACGAACGCTTCGAAGGCCTCAAGTCCCAGACGGACCCCGACAAGTGGATACATGGCTGGGAAGCGGTCTGGGTTAAGCAACTGCTGTCCCACCCGAACAGCACGATCCAACAGCTTTACGACGCTGCCAAGACAGGCGACTACGATCAAGCTGGAGCAAAGACATCAAGGCTTCAGTTTTCGGCTGCTGGGAACCAGTCCAAAGTCTCGCTGGACGACAAGAGTCGTTCCCTTGTCTGGTACAACTACGACCGCGCCGCCGGCGCTGGCGCCTACCAGCTCTACCGGGGCCTCATTGGAGCGGGCTTCTCGGACGACCGCATCCTGTTTGCATACGACAACCTGGCGGGAGGTGACCTTGCGCGAGGCGATGAGCGCCCCTCGCCAGTCGATGAAAACGCAACGAAGAAGAACCTCATCCTCGATGGCACCGCCGGATCGGGCAAGTTCCTCGTGGAGATCGCAAAAGGACTAGATACTGCTGAAAAGGGACAAAAGAAGGCGACGATCTACCTTGGGTCCGACGGGAACATCGCAAAGGTCAAGCAGGAGAAAGTCGAGAATCCTCAGCCGGGCGAAGCGACGCAGGGCCGAGTCTTCTCTCCATTGGACAGCGCAACTAGCCTTGAACTCGACCCGACGTTCATTAACGCGTTCTTTCTGGACGTGGCTGGTCCGGGACTGCCCGACATGCATCGTGCAGGGCTTCCGCAGTTTAGGTGGATCACGGCCGACGAAACCTACTCAGGCCGCGTCGACGTCTACATCGAGGGATTCTTGGCCGGCAGCGTAGACATGCTTGGTCGCAGTGGTGGAGGCGTGTACCGGATAGATCTCAGCGATGGCCTGCTTCTGGATCTCTACTACCGTAGCTCCCTACTAGGCGACCTCGTTGCGGATATCGCCTTCAAGTTCGATCAAGGCAGTTTCCGCATTGCAACCGATTGGGACTTCGAACTCGACCGCGCGGACGGCTATGGCGTCGCGCTTGTCGCGCCTCCACTCAGATCGACGGTCCCGGAGCCGGGCACCCTCGCCCTTCTGGGACTCGGAGTCGTCGCTTTGGTAGCGCCACGTCGGCGCAGGCAGTACTGCGCAGCGTGTGATGACAGCCCTGCTTGA
- the cas7c gene encoding type I-C CRISPR-associated protein Cas7/Csd2, with product MNNDNQTAIKNRYEFLYLFDCERGNPNGDPDAGNSPRIDPEDMHGLVSDVAIKRRVRNYVQTKHGNRGGYAIFVEHSTNLNRPIAAAHEATDGAPAGGGNRSQVNKARDWMCQQFYDVRTFGAVMSTGANAGQVRGPVQVAFSRSIDPILPVDAAITRMAVAEKVKDAKTAADYLKWEELQQEDSLRTMGRKSLISYGLYATKGFVSAHLAQGTCFSDADLAELWEALANMYDHDRSASKGVMGCRDLFVFKHVGADNGDPLAQERQAMLGCAPAHHLLDLGRVIEVPALKHQGKLPRCYADYDVKVHLDRVPRGVELWRWSFTEKSLVKA from the coding sequence ATGAACAACGACAACCAGACAGCCATCAAGAACCGCTACGAATTTCTCTATCTGTTTGACTGCGAACGCGGCAACCCGAATGGCGATCCCGACGCCGGTAACAGCCCTCGCATCGACCCCGAAGACATGCATGGGCTGGTATCGGACGTAGCCATCAAGCGTCGCGTGCGCAACTACGTGCAGACCAAGCATGGCAATCGTGGAGGATATGCAATTTTCGTTGAACATTCGACCAACCTGAATCGCCCTATCGCCGCCGCGCATGAAGCGACAGATGGTGCACCGGCAGGTGGCGGCAACCGCTCGCAGGTTAACAAGGCGCGCGACTGGATGTGCCAACAGTTCTACGATGTGCGAACGTTTGGTGCAGTGATGTCGACCGGCGCGAATGCTGGCCAAGTGCGCGGGCCTGTACAGGTGGCCTTTTCTCGATCCATCGACCCCATTCTGCCGGTGGATGCAGCGATTACGCGCATGGCGGTGGCGGAAAAGGTCAAGGACGCAAAGACGGCGGCGGATTACCTCAAGTGGGAGGAACTGCAGCAGGAAGACAGTCTGCGCACCATGGGTCGCAAGTCACTCATCTCCTATGGACTTTACGCCACCAAAGGCTTCGTTTCCGCGCATCTGGCCCAAGGTACTTGTTTCTCCGATGCCGACCTCGCCGAGCTATGGGAAGCGCTGGCGAACATGTACGACCACGACCGTTCCGCTTCCAAGGGCGTCATGGGGTGCCGTGACCTGTTCGTGTTCAAGCACGTCGGTGCGGATAATGGCGATCCGCTGGCGCAGGAACGACAAGCCATGCTCGGTTGTGCGCCCGCGCATCACTTGCTCGATCTCGGCCGCGTCATCGAAGTGCCCGCCCTGAAACATCAGGGCAAGCTCCCCCGCTGCTATGCCGACTACGACGTCAAGGTGCATCTGGATCGCGTTCCCAGGGGTGTCGAACTCTGGCGTTGGAGCTTCACCGAGAAGAGTCTGGTGAAGGCGTAG
- a CDS encoding PAS-domain containing protein: MIADSRASILRTMIDNIPAAVSLFDAEMRLVACNRQLIDLLEFPEAMFVGQMPTLEELARFNALRGEYGPCDVDEMVAAFMARARQRLPHHFKRTRPNGTVLDIRGAPLPDGGFVTFYSDITELTASQQDLERHVEYLRSVVRHLPQGVSVFDEHLRLKYWNQMLLDVLELPAEAVHQDVSFDDLTIFPARRGEYGPGAPEDHVAARRKLALQFQAHRFERTRPGGRTHLVEGRPMRHGENVIGFVTTYTDITDRKQSELALERQNAMLQALVANMPGGVTVFDENLKLALFNAEAKRLLEFPNEYAALQPSFADVIRYNAERGEYGDVDVEKTVAEMVERAHHPVAHHFERTRPDGTTIEVSGAPLPGGGFVTIYLDITQRKLTENELRRRNQVFQTLLDNIPGGVTLFDKEMRLVASNAEYARLLDFPPELFEGEPTLERFFRYNAERGEYGKIDDIDASVAALLARAATQQPHVFERTRPNGTVLEIRGLPLPDGGFVTIYTDITEKHGAAEAIERLAHRDTLTGLANRYNLEARLDHALAEALRHKTQVAVMFLDMDRFKAINDTQGHSVGDGFLIEVAARLTSSVRNCDIVARFGGDEFVVVLTDIADSRHIETVARKIVDAMAAPFNVVGVRIQSSVSVGIVVFPDDARDRHLLLRNADIAMYHAKRSGRGQYQRFDACLSELVLNRTRMEVDLRNALEAGEFILHYQPQIANDGECVVGFEALVRWKKDGGLVPPDQFIPIAEETGLIEALGAWVLEEACNAAVRWQARRGGATRVAVNLSRRQLKDPCIVGLVRKVLGRTGLAPALLELEVTETAAMDNPQIAIENLRALKSLGIGLAIDDFGTGYSSLAYLKLLPIDRLKLDRTFVKDIEDDTNDAVICTATIGLAHNLGLKVVAEGVETAAQLAFLRSLDCDELQGYYFSPPLPESEAREYGMG; encoded by the coding sequence ATGATCGCCGACAGCCGGGCGTCCATACTCCGCACCATGATCGACAACATCCCTGCGGCGGTTTCCCTGTTCGACGCCGAGATGCGTTTGGTCGCCTGTAACCGGCAGTTGATCGACCTGCTGGAGTTTCCCGAGGCGATGTTCGTCGGGCAGATGCCGACGCTGGAAGAACTGGCGCGCTTCAACGCCCTGCGCGGCGAATACGGGCCGTGCGATGTCGATGAAATGGTCGCAGCCTTCATGGCACGGGCACGCCAGCGGCTGCCGCATCATTTCAAGCGCACGCGACCCAACGGAACGGTGCTGGACATCCGGGGCGCGCCGTTGCCTGACGGGGGCTTTGTCACCTTCTATTCCGATATCACCGAGCTTACGGCCTCGCAGCAGGATCTGGAGCGCCACGTCGAATACCTGCGCTCGGTCGTGCGCCACCTGCCGCAGGGGGTCTCGGTGTTCGACGAACACCTGCGCCTCAAATACTGGAACCAGATGCTGCTCGACGTCCTCGAACTGCCGGCCGAGGCGGTGCATCAGGATGTCTCCTTTGATGATCTGACCATCTTTCCGGCGCGGCGCGGCGAATACGGTCCCGGTGCGCCGGAGGACCACGTCGCCGCCCGGCGCAAGCTGGCGCTGCAGTTCCAGGCGCATCGCTTCGAGCGCACCCGTCCCGGCGGGCGCACGCATCTGGTCGAGGGGCGGCCGATGCGGCATGGCGAGAACGTGATCGGCTTCGTTACCACCTACACCGACATCACCGACCGCAAGCAATCGGAGCTTGCCCTAGAGCGGCAGAATGCCATGCTGCAGGCTCTGGTTGCCAACATGCCCGGCGGCGTCACGGTATTCGACGAAAACCTGAAGCTTGCGCTGTTCAATGCCGAAGCCAAGCGCCTGCTTGAGTTTCCCAACGAGTATGCCGCCCTGCAGCCTAGCTTTGCCGATGTCATCCGCTACAACGCCGAGCGCGGCGAGTACGGCGATGTCGATGTGGAAAAGACCGTCGCCGAGATGGTGGAGCGCGCCCACCATCCGGTCGCGCATCACTTCGAGCGCACGCGCCCTGACGGCACAACCATCGAGGTGTCCGGGGCGCCGCTGCCCGGCGGCGGCTTCGTCACCATCTACCTCGACATCACCCAGCGCAAGCTCACCGAAAACGAGTTGCGACGGCGCAATCAGGTCTTCCAGACCCTGTTGGACAACATTCCGGGCGGCGTCACCCTGTTCGACAAGGAGATGCGCCTGGTCGCCAGCAATGCCGAGTACGCCCGCCTGCTCGATTTTCCGCCCGAACTGTTCGAGGGAGAGCCAACGCTGGAGCGATTCTTCCGCTATAACGCGGAGCGCGGCGAGTACGGCAAGATCGACGACATCGACGCCTCGGTGGCGGCGCTGCTGGCGCGCGCAGCCACCCAGCAGCCGCATGTGTTCGAGCGCACGCGGCCCAACGGCACGGTGCTGGAGATCCGCGGCTTGCCGCTGCCGGATGGCGGCTTCGTCACCATCTATACCGACATCACGGAAAAGCACGGCGCTGCCGAGGCCATCGAACGCCTCGCGCACCGCGATACCCTCACCGGGCTGGCAAATCGCTACAACCTCGAAGCCCGGCTCGACCACGCGCTGGCCGAAGCCCTGCGCCACAAGACCCAGGTGGCAGTGATGTTCCTCGACATGGACCGCTTCAAGGCGATCAACGATACGCAGGGCCATTCGGTGGGCGATGGCTTCCTGATCGAAGTGGCGGCCCGACTGACCTCGAGTGTCCGGAACTGCGATATCGTGGCGCGGTTTGGTGGCGACGAATTCGTCGTCGTCCTGACCGACATCGCGGATTCCCGGCACATCGAGACCGTCGCCCGCAAGATCGTCGACGCCATGGCCGCCCCCTTCAACGTCGTCGGTGTCCGGATCCAGTCCTCGGTCTCGGTCGGCATCGTCGTGTTTCCCGACGACGCACGCGACCGGCATTTGTTGCTGCGCAATGCCGATATCGCCATGTACCACGCCAAGCGCAGCGGGCGTGGGCAGTACCAGCGTTTCGACGCGTGCCTGTCGGAACTAGTGTTGAACCGCACCCGCATGGAGGTCGATCTGCGCAACGCGCTGGAGGCAGGCGAGTTCATTTTGCATTACCAGCCGCAGATCGCCAATGACGGCGAATGCGTCGTCGGCTTCGAGGCGCTAGTGCGCTGGAAGAAGGATGGCGGCCTGGTGCCCCCCGACCAGTTCATTCCCATCGCCGAGGAAACCGGCCTGATCGAGGCGCTCGGGGCATGGGTGCTGGAGGAAGCCTGCAATGCTGCCGTGCGCTGGCAGGCGCGCCGCGGCGGCGCGACCCGCGTCGCGGTCAACCTTTCGCGCCGCCAGCTTAAGGACCCGTGCATCGTCGGCCTAGTGCGCAAGGTTCTCGGCCGCACCGGCCTTGCACCCGCGCTGCTGGAACTCGAGGTCACGGAAACCGCGGCGATGGACAATCCGCAGATCGCGATCGAGAACCTGCGCGCGCTGAAGTCGCTCGGCATCGGGCTGGCGATCGATGACTTCGGCACCGGCTACTCCTCGCTGGCCTACCTCAAGTTGCTGCCCATCGATCGGCTGAAACTCGACCGCACCTTCGTCAAGGACATCGAGGACGACACCAACGATGCGGTGATCTGTACCGCCACCATCGGACTGGCACACAATCTCGGCCTCAAGGTCGTCGCCGAAGGTGTCGAGACCGCAGCCCAACTCGCATTTCTGCGCTCGCTCGACTGCGACGAGTTGCAGGGCTATTACTTCAGCCCTCCCCTGCCGGAGAGCGAGGCACGCGAGTACGGGATGGGATAG
- the cas2 gene encoding CRISPR-associated endonuclease Cas2 — protein MLVIVCYDVNTETSQGRRRLRRVAKICESTGQRVQKSVFECQVNQMQLDELERRLMAEIQVNEDCLRLYRMADTRGCEVREYGLFKATDFDGPLVI, from the coding sequence GTGCTGGTCATCGTCTGTTACGACGTTAACACCGAGACTTCCCAAGGGCGCCGCCGCCTCCGACGCGTCGCAAAGATCTGTGAGAGCACAGGGCAACGCGTCCAGAAATCCGTCTTTGAATGCCAAGTCAATCAGATGCAACTCGATGAACTGGAACGTCGTCTGATGGCCGAGATTCAGGTCAATGAAGACTGCTTGCGCCTCTATCGGATGGCCGACACGCGCGGATGCGAAGTGCGCGAGTATGGACTATTCAAAGCAACAGATTTTGACGGGCCACTGGTAATATGA